In the Novosphingobium sp. 9 genome, one interval contains:
- the secB gene encoding protein-export chaperone SecB has translation MADEGNVLSDLNLDADNQPVAGLIAQYVKDLSVENPNAPQSFQWQDAPQVDVQFNISSRAIETDEVHEVELKITATARADAGTAYVVDLAYGALVGMRNLQEGQAHAFLFAEAPRILFPFARRVVADAVRDAGFPPLLLEPIDFNGLYAQQLAAQQAGGDVAGHA, from the coding sequence ATGGCCGACGAAGGCAACGTCCTTTCCGATCTCAATCTCGACGCCGACAACCAGCCGGTGGCGGGCCTTATCGCCCAATACGTCAAGGATCTCTCGGTCGAGAACCCGAACGCGCCGCAGAGCTTCCAGTGGCAGGACGCGCCGCAGGTAGACGTGCAGTTCAACATCTCCTCGCGCGCCATCGAGACCGATGAAGTGCATGAGGTCGAACTGAAGATCACCGCCACCGCGCGCGCCGATGCGGGCACCGCCTATGTCGTCGACCTCGCCTATGGCGCGCTGGTCGGCATGCGCAACCTGCAGGAAGGCCAGGCCCACGCGTTCCTGTTCGCCGAAGCGCCGCGCATCCTGTTCCCGTTCGCCCGCCGCGTGGTGGCCGATGCCGTGCGCGATGCCGGTTTCCCGCCGCTGCTGCTGGAGCCGATCGACTTCAACGGCCTCTACGCCCAGCAGCTTGCCGCACAGCAGGCCGGCGGCGACGTGGCCGGCCACGCCTGA
- a CDS encoding Tim44/TimA family putative adaptor protein, protein MTVEIVILAMIAAFLGLRLYSVLGRRAEHEEEPIQGRFQEPRGPAGAPRLPLPVRHQDKTPAERAASAARPDMPRVSASVERGLVAIAGADRGFDAAAFVEGARGAYRMILEAFWKGDKAELRSLCDDDVYASFAAAIDARAEAGEVMDNRLIRIEESAITGAEIDSGYARITVRFQSDVAAVTRNAEGHVVAGSLDDAIDSIDVWTFARNVNSPAPDWLLDETDEG, encoded by the coding sequence GTGACTGTGGAAATCGTGATTCTGGCCATGATCGCCGCCTTCCTGGGGCTGCGTCTCTACTCGGTGCTGGGGCGCCGTGCCGAGCACGAGGAAGAGCCGATCCAGGGGCGCTTCCAGGAGCCGCGCGGCCCCGCCGGTGCGCCGCGCCTGCCGCTTCCGGTCCGCCATCAGGACAAGACCCCGGCCGAGCGTGCCGCCTCCGCTGCTCGCCCCGACATGCCGCGCGTCTCCGCCTCGGTTGAGCGCGGACTGGTGGCGATCGCGGGCGCCGATCGCGGTTTCGATGCCGCCGCCTTTGTCGAAGGCGCGCGCGGTGCCTATCGCATGATCCTCGAAGCCTTCTGGAAGGGCGACAAGGCCGAACTGCGCAGCCTGTGCGACGATGACGTCTATGCCAGCTTCGCGGCTGCCATCGATGCCCGCGCCGAGGCTGGCGAGGTGATGGACAACCGCCTGATCCGTATCGAGGAAAGCGCCATCACCGGCGCCGAGATCGACAGCGGCTATGCGCGCATCACCGTGCGCTTCCAGTCGGACGTCGCTGCGGTCACCCGCAATGCCGAAGGCCATGTGGTGGCAGGCTCGCTCGACGATGCCATCGATTCGATCGACGTGTGGACTTTCGCGCGCAACGTCAATTCGCCCGCGCCCGACTGGCTGCTCGACGAAACCGACGAGGGTTAA
- a CDS encoding Smr/MutS family protein encodes MKRPGRNLTAQEAEDWARVARSVTPLALRRKKVVARTPSAPPAEVPVMVMPADIPLKPARKVKGRVPPPLAPKPVPVKLAAKTEPQLHLDGSWERRIAKGTLMPDFSLDLHGSNLESAYARLMLGLAQARAMGARVVLVVTGKARPVDAMDRGDRRGAIRAKIVDWLGASEHAGQIVAIRSAHRRHGGAGALYVVLRKSQ; translated from the coding sequence GTGAAACGGCCGGGGCGGAACCTGACGGCACAGGAAGCGGAAGACTGGGCACGCGTCGCGCGCTCGGTGACGCCGCTTGCCCTGCGCCGCAAGAAGGTGGTCGCCAGAACGCCGTCCGCGCCGCCTGCAGAGGTGCCGGTCATGGTCATGCCGGCGGATATCCCCCTCAAGCCCGCCCGCAAGGTGAAGGGCCGGGTGCCGCCGCCGCTCGCGCCCAAACCGGTGCCGGTGAAGCTCGCGGCAAAGACCGAACCGCAACTCCATCTCGACGGGTCGTGGGAGCGGCGCATCGCCAAGGGTACGCTGATGCCCGATTTTAGCCTCGACCTGCACGGATCGAACCTGGAGAGCGCCTATGCGCGGCTGATGCTGGGTCTGGCGCAGGCGCGGGCGATGGGCGCGCGCGTGGTGCTCGTGGTGACGGGAAAGGCGCGCCCGGTCGATGCGATGGACCGGGGCGACCGGCGCGGGGCGATCCGCGCCAAGATCGTCGACTGGCTGGGGGCGAGCGAGCATGCCGGGCAGATTGTCGCGATCCGCAGCGCGCACCGCCGCCATGGCGGGGCAGGCGCGCTGTACGTGGTGCTCAGGAAATCACAGTAA
- the murJ gene encoding murein biosynthesis integral membrane protein MurJ produces the protein MNLAKSLAGVGGLTLISRVLGLLRDSLFARYVGAGFASDAFLLAFRLPNMFRSLFAEGAFASAFIPLFNQKAADPDGPGLKAGITFAEQALSVLLPVLLAMTVLLEVLAWPITLALSGGFNGVTPAQFDFAVELSRLTIPYLGFISLTSLFGSVLNSMNKFWVNAAAPILLNLTLIVALLAFHSHEQLMTARNQAIGVSVSGALQLGWLMWACRANGVSMRLRLPVWNADVKKLLALIWPAAAGAGAMQINLVISNFLAAGFLAHGSVTYIYMADRLNQLPLGLIGIGLGTVLLPTISRQLGAGQEADAMTTQNRGMELALLLTLPACVALVLCGRPIAAALFGYGKFDPTDVTRTAQALAAFSIGLPSYILVKVLTPGFYARQDTKTPVRYAMISIGLNIALNLALIVPLQHMGPPLATALSSTVNVLMLYLTLVRRGHFQADARLRRRAPRLAVAALLMGAALWFAQDWMMPYTHGTWLVRGLALAVLVGAGCVVYGLATVLSGAFTRDDLALLRRRRA, from the coding sequence ATGAATCTGGCGAAATCGCTTGCCGGTGTCGGCGGGCTCACTCTGATCAGCCGCGTGCTCGGCCTGCTGCGCGACAGCCTGTTCGCCCGCTATGTCGGCGCCGGTTTCGCCTCGGACGCCTTCCTGCTCGCCTTCCGGCTGCCCAACATGTTCCGCTCGCTGTTCGCCGAAGGGGCCTTCGCCTCGGCGTTCATCCCGCTGTTCAACCAGAAGGCCGCCGACCCGGACGGCCCCGGCCTGAAAGCAGGCATCACCTTTGCCGAACAGGCGCTGTCGGTGCTGCTGCCGGTGCTGCTGGCGATGACGGTGCTGCTCGAAGTGCTCGCCTGGCCGATCACGCTGGCGCTGTCGGGCGGCTTCAACGGCGTCACGCCTGCCCAGTTCGACTTCGCGGTGGAACTCAGCCGTCTGACGATCCCCTATCTCGGCTTCATCAGCCTGACATCGCTGTTCGGCAGCGTGCTCAATTCGATGAACAAGTTCTGGGTCAATGCCGCCGCGCCGATCCTGCTGAACCTCACCCTGATCGTCGCGCTGCTGGCCTTCCACAGCCACGAACAGCTGATGACCGCGCGCAACCAGGCGATCGGCGTCTCGGTGTCCGGCGCGCTCCAGCTGGGCTGGCTGATGTGGGCCTGCCGCGCCAACGGCGTCTCGATGCGGCTGCGCCTGCCGGTGTGGAATGCCGACGTGAAGAAGCTGCTGGCGCTGATCTGGCCCGCCGCTGCCGGGGCAGGCGCGATGCAGATCAACCTCGTGATCTCGAACTTCCTCGCCGCCGGTTTCCTCGCCCACGGCTCGGTCACGTACATCTACATGGCCGACCGCCTGAACCAGTTGCCGCTGGGCCTGATCGGCATCGGCCTTGGCACCGTGCTGCTACCCACGATCTCGCGCCAGCTGGGCGCAGGGCAGGAGGCCGACGCGATGACCACGCAGAACCGCGGCATGGAACTGGCGCTGCTGCTCACCCTGCCCGCCTGCGTGGCGCTGGTGCTGTGCGGCCGCCCGATCGCCGCCGCGCTGTTCGGCTACGGCAAGTTCGATCCCACCGACGTCACCCGCACCGCACAGGCGCTTGCCGCGTTCTCGATCGGCCTGCCCAGCTACATCCTCGTCAAGGTGCTGACCCCCGGCTTCTACGCCCGGCAGGACACCAAGACGCCGGTGCGCTACGCGATGATCTCGATCGGACTCAATATCGCACTGAACCTCGCACTGATCGTGCCGCTCCAGCACATGGGGCCGCCGCTGGCGACCGCGCTGTCGTCCACGGTCAATGTCCTGATGCTCTACCTCACGCTGGTGCGGCGCGGGCATTTCCAGGCCGATGCGCGCCTGCGCCGCCGTGCCCCGCGCCTTGCCGTCGCCGCGCTGCTGATGGGCGCGGCGCTGTGGTTCGCGCAGGACTGGATGATGCCCTATACCCACGGAACGTGGCTGGTGCGCGGCCTTGCGCTGGCGGTACTGGTCGGCGCGGGCTGCGTGGTCTATGGCCTCGCCACCGTGCTTTCGGGCGCCTTCACCCGCGACGACCTCGCCCTGCTGCGGCGCCGCCGCGCCTGA
- a CDS encoding murein transglycosylase A — protein MRSTMQARYGRADDKASIAKPTIRKGIAAALLALLASCGHIVPPGGPSTTPPPSKPLPPPPANALSVGVAAGPLVAALPMEAADAAAALASFRESCPRLMARTDVSGLTHPQDWQPACAAAATWVPAQAPQFFAQYFEADRVGPGTAFATGYFEPEIAGSRTHVPGYDTPVYAMPSDLVRAKPGDATPSASGQMPLGRYDETGQFVPYFDRTQIENGALAGRGLEIAWVQDPVAFFFLQVQGSGRLVGPDGAVMRIGYAGQNGWPYTGIGSVMAQQGLIGTGPGQYPGSMQGIVRYIHDHPEEGRLLMQQNRSWVFFAERVGDGPLGALGVPVRGHVSVAADPQFVPLGAPVWLDLDRREASGVWVAQDTGGAIKGANRFDTFWGAGAQATVTAGGMSGHGRALLLLPVGTLARLQAAGQVSGGQVLGGQAGH, from the coding sequence ATGAGATCGACGATGCAGGCGCGCTACGGGCGAGCCGACGATAAGGCCTCAATCGCCAAGCCGACGATCCGCAAGGGCATTGCTGCCGCACTGCTGGCGCTGCTGGCCTCGTGCGGGCATATCGTGCCGCCGGGCGGTCCTTCGACCACGCCGCCGCCGTCGAAGCCGCTTCCGCCGCCGCCTGCCAATGCGCTGTCGGTGGGCGTCGCCGCCGGGCCTCTGGTCGCCGCGCTGCCGATGGAGGCTGCCGATGCCGCCGCCGCGCTTGCCTCGTTCAGGGAGAGCTGCCCGCGGCTTATGGCGCGTACCGATGTCAGCGGACTGACGCATCCGCAGGACTGGCAACCGGCCTGCGCCGCAGCGGCGACATGGGTACCGGCGCAGGCACCGCAGTTCTTCGCGCAGTATTTCGAGGCCGACCGGGTGGGGCCGGGCACGGCCTTCGCCACCGGGTACTTCGAGCCGGAGATCGCCGGATCGCGCACCCATGTTCCGGGCTACGACACGCCGGTCTACGCAATGCCTTCCGATCTGGTGCGCGCAAAGCCGGGAGACGCCACGCCGTCCGCCAGCGGGCAGATGCCGCTGGGGCGCTACGACGAGACGGGGCAGTTCGTGCCCTATTTCGACCGCACCCAGATCGAGAACGGCGCGCTGGCCGGGCGCGGGCTGGAAATCGCCTGGGTTCAGGACCCGGTCGCGTTCTTCTTCCTGCAGGTTCAGGGATCGGGGCGTCTTGTCGGGCCGGACGGCGCAGTGATGCGCATCGGCTATGCCGGGCAGAACGGCTGGCCCTATACCGGCATCGGCTCGGTGATGGCGCAGCAGGGGCTGATCGGCACCGGGCCGGGGCAATACCCCGGATCGATGCAGGGGATCGTGCGCTATATCCACGATCACCCCGAAGAGGGGCGCCTGCTGATGCAGCAGAACCGGTCATGGGTGTTCTTTGCCGAGCGCGTGGGCGATGGGCCGCTCGGTGCGCTGGGCGTGCCGGTGCGCGGACACGTCTCGGTCGCGGCAGACCCGCAGTTCGTGCCGCTGGGCGCGCCGGTCTGGCTCGATCTCGACCGCCGCGAGGCGAGCGGGGTGTGGGTGGCGCAGGACACCGGCGGCGCGATCAAGGGCGCGAACCGCTTCGACACGTTCTGGGGCGCAGGTGCGCAGGCGACGGTAACGGCAGGCGGGATGAGCGGCCATGGCCGGGCGCTGCTGCTGCTGCCGGTCGGTACGCTCGCGCGGCTTCAGGCTGCTGGGCAGGTCTCGGGCGGTCAGGTCTTAGGCGGGCAGGCAGGACACTGA
- the trpS gene encoding tryptophan--tRNA ligase, which yields MRILSGIQPTGNLHLGNYLGAIRNWVLMQDEISAQGGTCLYFLADLHAISMPHDPATLSANTREMVAALVACGLDPDRSILFNQAQVPQHAELQWLLNGTARTGWLNRMTQWKDKAGKNREGASVALYTYPVLQAADVLLYQSTHVPVGEDQKQHLELARDIAQKFNNDFASEENPVFTLPAPMIPPEAARIMSLRDASGKMSKSDPSDMSRINLTDDADTIMQKVKKAKTDPEPLPSEIAGLEGRAEAKNLVAIYAAMSGSTIEQILTDFGGAGFGTFKPALGELLVERLAPINARFVELRQDRTALDAILRKGAEKARALAVPTLERTYEALGLVRG from the coding sequence ATGCGTATCCTCTCCGGCATCCAGCCCACCGGCAATCTCCACCTCGGCAACTACCTTGGGGCGATTCGCAACTGGGTGCTCATGCAGGACGAGATTTCCGCGCAAGGCGGCACCTGCCTCTACTTCCTGGCCGATCTCCACGCGATCTCGATGCCGCACGATCCGGCCACGCTGTCGGCCAACACGCGCGAGATGGTGGCGGCGCTGGTCGCCTGCGGGCTCGATCCCGACCGCTCGATCCTGTTCAACCAGGCGCAGGTCCCCCAGCACGCCGAGCTGCAATGGCTGCTCAACGGCACCGCGCGCACCGGCTGGCTGAACCGCATGACGCAGTGGAAGGACAAGGCGGGCAAGAACCGCGAGGGGGCCTCGGTGGCGCTCTACACCTATCCGGTGCTCCAGGCCGCCGACGTGCTGCTCTACCAGTCCACCCACGTTCCGGTGGGCGAGGACCAGAAGCAGCACCTCGAACTGGCGCGCGACATCGCGCAGAAGTTCAACAACGACTTCGCGTCTGAAGAGAACCCGGTGTTCACCCTGCCCGCACCGATGATCCCGCCCGAAGCCGCGCGGATCATGTCGCTGCGCGATGCCTCGGGCAAGATGAGCAAGTCCGACCCATCGGACATGAGCCGCATCAACCTGACCGACGATGCCGACACGATCATGCAGAAGGTCAAGAAGGCCAAGACCGATCCCGAACCGCTGCCCTCGGAGATCGCCGGGCTCGAAGGCCGGGCCGAGGCGAAGAACCTCGTGGCGATCTATGCTGCGATGTCGGGCTCGACCATCGAGCAGATCCTGACGGATTTCGGCGGTGCGGGCTTCGGCACGTTCAAGCCTGCGCTGGGCGAACTGCTGGTGGAGCGCCTCGCGCCGATCAACGCGCGCTTCGTGGAACTGCGCCAGGACCGCACCGCCCTCGACGCGATCTTGCGCAAGGGCGCCGAAAAGGCCCGCGCGCTCGCCGTGCCGACGCTGGAGCGCACTTACGAGGCGCTGGGGCTGGTTCGGGGCTGA